The window TTGCGTGAGCGCGGCACCGCCGAACTCCAGGCGATTGGAGCCGGGGCTATCAACCAGGCAGTGAAAGCCATAGCGATCGCTAGAGGGTTTGTAGCGCCCAGTGGAATGGACCTTATCTGCATCCCGGCGTTCACCGACATCATGATCGAC of the Bacillota bacterium genome contains:
- a CDS encoding stage V sporulation protein S, with product MEVLKVSAKSNPNSVAGALAGVLRERGTAELQAIGAGAINQAVKAIAIARGFVAPSGMDLICIPAFTDIMIDGEERTAIKLIVEPR